CCTCTCCGTTTTTCTCATCGCATCAAGGGCTTCCTCCGCGTAGTCCCTCGCGACAACCATAACCACCTTTCCCTCGTTGGCGACGTCGTATGGGCTTATCCCGAGCATCTCGCTGGCCGCTCTTACTTCCGGTTTGACGGGTATCGCGTCCTCCCTGACGAGTATTCCAACGTTGCTCTTCCTCGCTATCTCGTTGAGGGCGTTGCTCAGTCCGGCCCTCGTGGGGTCCTTCATCGCGTGTATGTTCTCCCAGCCGATGGCCTTTGCGACGGCTTCAACTACCTCCCAGATGGGAGATACGTCGCTCTTGAGTTCGGTCTCGAAGGCTATACCTTCTCTGTGGCTCATCAGCGCTATGCCGTGGTCTCCTATCGTCCCGCTGACTAACACAACGTCACCGACCTTCGCTCCAGCGTCGCTTATCGGTCTCTCGGCTATTCCAACTCCAGCTGTTATGACGAACATCTCTATCGGCTCTTCGACGACCTTCGTGTCGCCAGTAACGATTGAAACCGGAACCTCTTTAGCCGTCTCGTCCATCGAGCGAAGAACCCTCACTAGGACTTCCATGTCGAGACCCTCTCCGATAATCATCGAGTTTGCTAAAGCTAGCGGCTTCGCCCCCATTACTGCGAGGTCATTGACCGTCCCGCTGACGGCTAAGCGGCCTATGTCCCCTCCAGGGAAGAAGAGGGGCTTTACCGTGTGGCCGTCTATGGTGAAGACAATGTGCTTATCCCCAAAGGGTATCGTTGCGCCGTCGTCGAGTGCATCCAGACCGATTCCCCCGGCGCTCTTCAAAGTCAGGGTCTTCAGGATAACGTCCCTTAAAAGCTCCTCCATTATTTCTCCGCCAGCTCCATGCTCGAGCTTTATCTTTTCCCCCATCTTCAACCCTCCAAATTTTGTTTTGAGATGAGTACGTATCCTCACAGCATCAAGTCCTCCCTCGTGAGGTAGCCCTCCAGATACAGCCCCCCGAGAAAAGCCTGACCGACGTTTATACCGTTGTCCCCCCTCGGAACTTCCTCGGTGACGTGGAAGTTCAAGCCGTTGCTCTCGACGGCCTTCCTGACGGTTTTGACAATCAGCTCGTTGTAGGCAACGCCGCCGCTTATGACGACGTCCTTTACTCCAAACTCCCTCGCCTTTTCGAGCGCCACCTCAGAGAACGCCCTTGCGAGGGCGAGGTGAACGGAATAAGCTATGTCCGCCGGCGAAGCCCTGTCAAGGACTTCAAGCGCTTGGACGAAGAGCTCTTCAACCTTCATCAGCTCGCCTTCAACCGGCACCTCGAACTTCAGGTCGTTCTTGCCCTTCATGGCAAAGCTCTCCAGCTTCATCGCAGGCTCTCCCTCATAGTGCCTCCTGTAGGCTATGTTGAGCAGGACGGCGAGCGAATCGAGGACCCTTCCAGTCGAGGAGGCGTAGGCGAGGTTTATCCCCTTGGCGAGCTGGTTGAGAGCCACTGAGAACTCGATCTTTCCGTACTTGAGGCTCTCGATTGCCTTGGGGCAACACTTCTCGATTATCCCTTCGAGCTCTTCAACGCTGTAGACCTTGCTGAGGATTCCCATCAAGGCCCTGAGCGGATAGTAGCTGGCTAGGTCTCCGCCGGGGAGCGGGTAGTAATCTATGTGGGCCAGTCTTTCAACGTCCTCGTAGCTCAGATAGAGAACCTCGCCGCCCCAGGTGTTGCCGTCGGTTCCGTAGCCTACGCCGTCAACCGCTATGCCTACCGCAGATTCGAGGTTCTTCTCGGCCAAGACGCTCGCTATGTGGGCGTAGTGGTGCTGAACCTGGAGAAGCTCAACCCCCATCTCATTTGCCAGCTCCATGGCAAGCTTGGTGGTGTTGTAGCTCGGGTGAAGGTCAGCTATAATAAGGTCAAACTCCTTAACGCGGAGAATCTTCTTGAAGTGATCTATGGCTTTCCTCATGAATTCCAGCACCTCAACCTTGGAAGTGTTGCCTATGTACTGGCTCGGGTAAACCTTCCCGTTCTTCGCCACGCCAAAGGCGTTCATCAGCTCAGCTCCAACGGCTAAACCCCGGTAGCTGAAGGGTATCTCTATCGGCAGCGGCACGAAACCGCGGGAGCGCCTTATAACGGCCCTCTTTCCATCGACGAAGCGAATCACGCTGTCATCGGCCCTGTTGAGTATCTTCCGGTTGTGAAGCAGGAGGTAGTCGGCTACATCCTTCAGCTCCTCGAAGGCTTTGTCATTGTCCTTGACCATTGGCATTCCCGGGTAGTTGGCTGAGGTCATTACGTAGACCTTAGTCTTGCTCCAGTGGAAGAGTATGTAGTGCGTCCCGGCGTAAGGGAGCATGA
This Thermococcus stetteri DNA region includes the following protein-coding sequences:
- the hypE gene encoding hydrogenase expression/formation protein HypE, whose translation is MGEKIKLEHGAGGEIMEELLRDVILKTLTLKSAGGIGLDALDDGATIPFGDKHIVFTIDGHTVKPLFFPGGDIGRLAVSGTVNDLAVMGAKPLALANSMIIGEGLDMEVLVRVLRSMDETAKEVPVSIVTGDTKVVEEPIEMFVITAGVGIAERPISDAGAKVGDVVLVSGTIGDHGIALMSHREGIAFETELKSDVSPIWEVVEAVAKAIGWENIHAMKDPTRAGLSNALNEIARKSNVGILVREDAIPVKPEVRAASEMLGISPYDVANEGKVVMVVARDYAEEALDAMRKTERGRDAAMIGEVIEEYKGKVLLETGIGGKRFMEPPAGDPVPRIC